One window of Alkaliphilus metalliredigens QYMF genomic DNA carries:
- a CDS encoding type II TA system antitoxin MqsA family protein, which yields MKKIKSEKKLCLMCMEEHGVDTVEVIDEETYKSKEVSFNATYEYCANADEYLETEEMIKANSLMMKDAYRKKVGLLTSDEIINIRAKYGLSQKDFSEILDWGKATITRYENHQVQDRAHDDVLRKINSDPKWFLEMLERAKGKISDKAFSKYHHEAIEQFKKMKNQYQIEVINTIYANFEEPLYTGNVELNLEKVVEMINYLASKVSSIHKVKLMKMLWYADMLHFKRTGKAIGGLVYGALPMGAVPKGYEAIVSLEGVQYDTVLYGEHIGYKFKPVPGFEIKKLIKSEIETLDEIISKFGHLNTDEIVDMMHDEEAYKCTEGNCIIPFSFAEQLSVD from the coding sequence ATGAAGAAAATTAAAAGTGAAAAGAAACTATGTTTAATGTGTATGGAAGAGCATGGAGTAGATACGGTAGAAGTGATTGATGAAGAAACGTATAAGTCAAAAGAAGTATCTTTTAACGCAACCTATGAATACTGTGCCAATGCTGATGAATATCTTGAAACAGAAGAAATGATCAAGGCAAATAGTCTGATGATGAAAGATGCATATCGGAAAAAGGTAGGTTTGTTGACATCTGATGAGATCATCAATATAAGGGCAAAGTATGGGTTAAGTCAGAAAGACTTCTCTGAAATTCTTGACTGGGGAAAAGCTACAATCACCAGATATGAAAATCATCAGGTCCAGGATCGTGCTCATGATGATGTGCTACGTAAGATCAATTCTGATCCTAAATGGTTCTTGGAAATGCTAGAAAGAGCTAAGGGTAAGATATCAGATAAAGCATTTAGCAAATATCACCATGAGGCCATTGAACAGTTTAAGAAAATGAAAAACCAGTATCAAATTGAAGTAATCAACACAATATATGCAAATTTTGAAGAACCGTTATATACTGGAAATGTAGAGCTAAATTTGGAGAAGGTTGTGGAGATGATCAACTATTTGGCATCGAAAGTTAGTAGTATTCATAAAGTAAAACTTATGAAGATGTTGTGGTATGCTGATATGCTCCACTTTAAAAGAACAGGAAAGGCTATCGGAGGTCTTGTCTATGGGGCATTACCAATGGGAGCTGTACCAAAAGGATATGAGGCAATTGTTTCACTTGAGGGAGTTCAATACGATACAGTATTATATGGTGAGCATATCGGATATAAATTTAAGCCGGTTCCTGGATTTGAGATCAAGAAATTAATTAAGTCAGAGATTGAAACATTGGATGAAATTATCTCTAAGTTTGGACATTTAAATACAGATGAAATTGTAGATATGATGCATGATGAGGAAGCGTATAAGTGTACCGAAGGCAACTGTATTATTCCATTTTCCTTTGCAGAGCAACTCTCAGTAGATTAA